TCCGCTTCAAGAATAAACTCTACTCTCTGGATGCATCAACCATCGAGTTGTCGCTATCCATTTTTCCGTGGGCGAAGTTCCGTGAGCGCGACGGTGCACTGAAACTGCATGTGGGCCTGGATCACGACGGCGGCATTCCGGCGTTCATGAGTTTGACCGATGGCGTGGATAAGGCCAAGGGACTACGTGCCGATCAGGCGATCCGATTAACCGACCAGAAATCGATACAGGAAAGCCTGCCCGAACTACATCGCGTGAGCTATGTCGATCCTGAGTCCGGGCAGCGTTACGTCTTCTTGACCAATAACTTTGCACTCGCTGCCTCGACCATTGCAGCGATCTACAAACAGCACTGGCAAATCGAATTGTTCTTCAAGTGGATCAAGCAGAACCTGAAAATCACGTCCTTCCTTGGAGTTAGTAAGAACGCTGTCATGACCCAGGTCTGGGTCGCCATGTGCGTCTACCTGGTCTTGGCCTACCTGAAATTCCTGTCGAGGACCACGCGCTCAATGCAACACATCTTATGGCTACTACAACTGAACTTGTTCATCCGCCGAGACATCGTCGCACTGCTACGTGGCGACCCTCCAAGCCCCATACCTATCTCGCCTCAGCGCAATTTGGCTCTAGCGCGGTAACTTTATGGGACAGCAGTGACCTGGCACCTTATTCGAGGTACCTTATTCGCAACCCGCGTGCGCAAACCGGGCATCGCGTGCCATTCTTTCTTCCACGTGCGTTCAGCAACGGACATCGTCGACCAGAC
The DNA window shown above is from Woeseia oceani and carries:
- a CDS encoding DUF4372 domain-containing protein, translating into MAHSNTVLSQLLKLVPRHQFEALARAHHVGRRFRKTSRWSQFVALATGQLARRRSLRDIVSNLNAQSASLYHLGSGAVTRSTLARVNERQPCEFYEALFGKLYGQCRSIAPRHGFRFKNKLYSLDASTIELSLSIFPWAKFRERDGALKLHVGLDHDGGIPAFMSLTDGVDKAKGLRADQAIRLTDQKSIQESLPELHRVSYVDPESGQRYVFLTNNFALAASTIAAIYKQHWQIELFFKWIKQNLKITSFLGVSKNAVMTQVWVAMCVYLVLAYLKFLSRTTRSMQHILWLLQLNLFIRRDIVALLRGDPPSPIPISPQRNLALAR